In Streptomyces rapamycinicus NRRL 5491, the genomic stretch GGCGGCCGGGCTGCTCTCCCCGCTGGCCACCGTGGTGCTGGTGGTGGTGACCCTGGCGGGCGCGCTGCCGGTGTACCGCAGAGTGGCCGAGGAGAGCCCGCACGGCCAGGGCTCGATCGCGATGCTGGAGCGGCTGCTGACCTTCTGGAAGGGCAAGCTGTTCGTCCTCACCCTGCTGGGCTTCGCGGCCACCGACTTCCTCATCACCATCACCCTCTCCGCCGCCGACGCCACCGCCCACCTGGTGGAGAACCCGCATCTCACCGCGAGCCTGCGCGGCCATGAGGTGGCCGTCACCCTGATCCTGGTGGGAATGCTCGGGGCGGTGTTCCTCAAGGGGTTCACCGAGGCCATCGGGATCGCGGTGGCGCTGGTCGCCGCCTATCTGCTGCTCAACGCCGTCGTGGTGGCGGTCGGGCTGTGGCATGTGTGCACCGCGCCCCATGTGATTCCCGACTGGTCCCAGGCGCTGGTCGCCGAGCGCGGCAGTCCGCTGGTGATGGTCGGCGTGGCGCTGGTGATCTTCCCGAAGCTGGCCCTCGGCCTGTCCGGGTTCGAGACGGGCGTGGCTGTCATGCCGCATATCGAGGGCAAGCCGGGTGACACCGAGGAGCGCCCCGCCGGGCGCGTCCAGGGCGCCCGGAAGCTGCTGACCACCGCCGCGGTGATCATGAGCATCTTCCTCATCACCTCCAGCTTCATCACGACGCTGCTGATCCCGCAGCGGGCGTTCGAACCGGGTGGCGAGGCCAATGGGCGCGCCCTGGCCTATCTCGCCCATGAGTATCTGGGCTCGGCGTTCGGCAGCGTCTATGACGCCTCCACCATCGCCATCCTCTGGTTCGCCGGCGCCTCGGCCATGGCCGGACTGCTCAATCTGATGCCCCGCTATCTGCCGCGCTACGGCATGGCGCCCCACTGGGCGCGCGCGGTCCGTCCCATGGTGCTGGTGTTCATCGCCATCGCGTTCCTGGTGACCTGGCTCTTCAAGGCGGATGTGGACGCCCAGGGCGGCGCCTACGCCACCGGGGTGCTGGTGCTCATCACCTCGGCCGCCATCGCCGTCACCATCGCCGCCCGGCGCGCCCGGCAGCGCGGCTGGACCATCGGCTTCGGTGTCATCTCGCTGATCTTCCTGTACACCACCGCGGTCAACGTCATCGAGCGGCCCGACGGCGTCAAGATCGGCGCCTGTTTCATCGCGGGCATCATGGCCGTATCGCTGCTGTCCCGGGTGGCGAGGGCGTTCGAGCTACGGGTCACCAGCGTGACGTTCGACGCCCTGGCCGAGCGATTCGTCCGTGACACCGCCCACCGCAGGATCCGCTTCATCGCCAACAAACCGGAACGCCGCGACCTGGCCGAATACCGCGAGAAGCAGCACCAGATCCGGGGGGACAACGACATCCCGCCCGAGGACGACATCATCTTCGTCGAGGTCACGGTGGCGGACCCGTCCGAGTTCGAGAGCGAACTGCGGGTGTGCGGCGAGGTGGTGCACGGCCGCTACCGCGTGCTGACCCTGCAGAGCGCCACCATCCCCAACGCGCTGGCGGCGCTGCTGCTGCGGGTGCGGGACCTGACCGGGCAGCGCCCGCATATCTACTTCGAATGGACGGAGGGCCATCCGCTGGCCCACTTTCTGCGCTTCTTCCTCTTCGGCCAGGGAGAGGTCGCCCCCGTCACCCGTGAGGTGCTCCGCGAGGCCGAGCCCGACCGCGGCCGCCGCCCCCACGTCCACGTCGGCTGACCGGATCCCGCCGAGCCGGGGGCGGCGGCCACGTCAGGGCGCCGTCGGGTCTGTCAGGGTGCCACCGGCTCCGGGGCCGGGTCCACGGCGGGCAGGCTGTCCATGAACGAGCTCACCGAGAACACCGCCCGCCCCGGCCCCGGCGGGCCGTATCCGGGCGGCGAGGACAGCCCGAAGTCCTCGAGCGTCGCCCGGTAGCTCTCCAGCAGCCGGATGTGGTACTCCAGCGGGGCGCCCTGCGGATTCTCCTTGCCCAGCGGTGTCGTCGGCTCGGGGCACCAGGTGGTGAACCGGGGCACGACCCCGTGCGACATGAAGAAGCGCAGCCCCTCGGCGGTGGAGTCGATCGCCTCGGACACGGACGCGAAGCCGAGCGGCTGGGCCATCTCCACGCCCGCCACGAAGTTGGGGATCACATTCCGGGCGCCGAACACCTCGGCCGAGTCCAGGATCCGGCGGTGCCACTCGTCCCGGCCGATGTAGCGCTCCTTGCCCGGGCAGTACAGCTCGAACAGCCGCCGGTCCCACACCTCGAAGTTGGGGTGGTAGATCCGCACCCCGTAGTCGTGGAACCGCTGGACGTCTTCCTTGGGCAGCGCCTGCGCCACCACCTTGCCGATCCACCGGCCCGGGAAGCGCTCCTCGATGGCCTTCGCGTACTGCCCGTAGAAGTCGGCCTCGTCACGGCCGCCCACATGCGAGGTGATGGCGCCACCGGTGAGGGTGTACGCCTGCGAGGCGCGGGCGGTGTCATGGCGGTCGATGATCTCCAGCGCCTCCAGCACCTCCTCGACCGGCTTCACCCCGGTGTACGGGCGGCCCGCCGCCTTGTGCTGACGCCAGTTGTGGTTGATGTCGCAGTACTGGCACTCCTCCTTGGCGCCGAAGTACTGGCACACCCGGAAGACCGTCAGATAGACCAGATAGCCCCACTGGATGGTCGGCGCGACCTCCATCACCGACTTGCCGTTCGACAGCGTGTGGCGGTAGTAGTCCGGCATCGGCGGCAGCCCCACATCGGCGATGCGCGCGCCGTCCAGATACAGCCCCAGCGCACCGTCCTCCCCGGCCCGGACCACATACGGCGACTCGGGGTTGACGCGGACGGACACCACGGTGCGGCGGAGCTCGTACGGCCCGCCGGTGAGCACGATCTCCTCGGGCGGCCGGTTGAGGGCCGCGGCCCCCAGCTCCGGCAGGGTGCGGTGGTCGAACGAGAAGATGAAGTACGACTTCGGCTTGACGTCGCCGTCCTCGTTGCCGCTGAGCGCGGACTCGTCGAAGGCCATGCCGCCGCGCAGCAGGTCCTCCTTGAGCACGGCCTCCCGGGGCACCTGGGGGAAACGCCCCATCAGCCCCTCGATCAGCGCGGTTCGTCTCTCACTCGCCATCTGCTGCACCATCCCCCTGGCTCCGTACGGATGTGGTGTGGTCCCCACGCGGGTCTCTGTGCCGCTGAACACCATAGATCAGGACGGATGTTCGGCTCCAGGGCAGCCGCCCCGAGCCCGTGCCGTGTCCGCCCCGAGTCCTCCGACGGGCGCTTCGGGACCGGCCGACCTACGGTGGAGGGGCCATGGCTGTCAACCGGCTCGGCATGGTCGTCCACCAGGCCCGCCCCACCGCCGTCGCGGCGGCCCGCACCGCCCGCGCATGGGCCGCTGCCCATGGCATCTCCTGCTTCGAGCTGGACGTCTGGCGCGGTGACCGGCCCCGGCGCAGCGCCCAGGAGGAGTCGGAGGCGGCCGGCCACCCCGATCTGATCGTCACCTTCGGCGGCGACGGCACCTTTCTGCGCGGTGCCCGGCTCGCCGCCAGGAACGGGGCCGCGGCACTGGGGGTGAACGTGGGGCGGGTCGGCTTCCTCACCGAGATCAGCGTCGACCAGGTGGAGGACGCGCTGAACGCCGTCCACGACGGCCGGGCCACGATCGAGGAGCGCATGCTGCTCACCCTGCGGGCGTCCCGGCCGCTGGAGATGCCCGAGGGCATGGAGGCGCTGCTGCGGTACGGGCGGGGCCCCGTGCCGCCCCCGCCCAAGGTCCGCCCCGGCCGCGGCGGCCCCGAGGAAGCGGGGTGGGGCGTTCCGCTGGATGTCAACGCCGTCAACGACGTGGTCTTCGAAAAGCTCGCCCGCGATCGCCAGGCCGGTCTCGGCGTGTACGTGTCCGCGCAACTGCTCGCCTCGTACTCGGCCGACGCGATCATCGTGGCCACCCCGACCGGCTCCACCGCCTACAGCTTCGCCGCCGGCGGGCCGGTGGTCTCCCCGTACCTGGACGCGGTGGTCTTCACCCCGGTCGCCCCGCATATCGCCTTCGACCGCACGGTGGTGGCCGCGGTGGACGAACCCGTCGCCGTACGGGTGCTGCCGACCTCGGGGCGGGTGGCGGTCAGCCTCGACGGGCAGCTGCGCGGGGTGCTGAATCCGGGCGACTGGGTGGCGGCCTACCGGGCACCGGTCCGGCTGCGGCTGGTACGGCTCGCGCCGACGCAGTTCTACCACCGGCTGCGGGACCGCTTCCGGCTGGCCGACTCGCCCGCCGCCGACGCGGCCCCGCCGTTCTACCGCCCCAGCTCCCCGATCCCGCCGGACCTGGCGCATCTGCGGCTGCCCCCGGTGCCCGACGACCCACCGGAGCCGGGGCCGGACGGCCCACGCTGAAGATGCGGGGCGCACACCCCGATGCCAGGCTGAGGGGTGTGACAGCTCACGCGTTTCACAGCGACTTCGCGCTGCGTGTCAACGGTGCCGACCGCCCCCTCACCCTCGACCACCGGGTGACCCTGCTGGACGCCCTCCGCGAACACCTGGCGCTGACCGGGGTCAAGAAGGGGTGCGACCACGGGCAGTGCGGGGCCTGCACCGTCCTGATCGACGGGGAGCGCGTCAACAGCTGCCTGGTGTTCGCCGTGGCCGCCCAGGGCCGGGACATCACCACCATCGAGGGCGTGGCCGGGCTCGCCGCCCCCGAGGAACTCCACCCGCTGCAACGGGCGTTCCTGGACCACGACGGCTTCCAGTGCGGCTACTGCACACCCGGCCAGATCTGTTCCGCCATCGGCGCGCTCACCGAGGCCGCGCGCGGCTGGCCCAGCCATGTGACGGCGGACATGGCGGCCGGGGTCGGCGCGCCGGATGAGCTGGACGCCGATGAGATCCGGGAGCGGATGAGCGGCAACCTGTGCCGCTGCGGGGCGTACCCCGGCATCGTGGCCGCCATCCGCGAGGTCGCCGGGGCCGACGGCGGCGGGGCGCCCGCCCGCGCCGGTGCGGCGGGAGGGGCGCGATGAAGCCCTTCGGCTACGAGCGCGCCACCGATCCCCAGGCCGCCGTCGCGCTCGTGGCCGACTCCACCGAGGCGGTGTACCTGGCCGGCGGCACCAATCTGGTGGACCTGATGAAGCTCGGGGTGACCGAGCCCGCCCTGCTCGTCGACATCACCGGGCTCCCGTACGACTCCGTCGAGCACCGCCCGGACGGCGGTGTGCTCATCGGCGCGCTGGTCCCGGGCAGCCGCCTCGCCGGGGACCCCGGCATCCGCGAGCGGTTCCCTGCGTTGGCCGAAGCGCTGCTGTCGGGGGCCTCCGGGCAGCTGAGGACCGTGGCCACCACAGGTGGCAATCTGCTCCAGCGCACCCGCTGTGTGTACTTCCAGGACGTGACCAAACCCTGCAACAAGCGGCGGCCGGAGACCGGCTGTTCGGCCGTCCAGGGCCTCCACCGCGACCTGGCCGTGCTCGGCACCTCCGACTTCTGCGTGGCCGGCCACCCCTCGGACATGGCGGTGGCGATGGCCGCGCTCGACGCGGTCGTCCATCTGCGGCGGGTGAACGGCAGCCCCCGTACGGTGCCGCTCAACGACTTCTATCTGCTGCCCGGTGACACCCCGCACCGCGAGACGGTGCTGCAGCCCGGCGACCTGATCACCGGCGTCGAGCTGCCACCGCCGCCCGGGGGCGCCGCCATGTCCTACCGCAAGGTCCGCGACCGCTGGTCCTACGCGTTCGCGCTGGTGTCGGTGGCCGCCGTCGTGGCCACCGAGGACGACGGCACACTGCGGGAGATCCGGCTGGGGCTCGGCGGAGTGGGCAGCCGCCCCTGGCGGGCCCGCGAGGCCGAGCGGCTGCTGACCGGGCGGCAGCCGACCGAGGAGCGCCTGCGGGAGGCGGCCCGGGCCGAGTTCGCCTCGGCGCGCCCGCTGCCGCAGAACGCGTTCAAGATCGACCTCGCCGTGGACGTCATCGCCGCGGCCGTGCGCGACCTGGCGGGAGGGCAGCGGCGATGACCACGCTCCAGCGGACCGTGGGCGCGGAGGTGACCCGCGTCGAAGGGCGCGAGAAGGTCACCGGTGCCGCGCTCTACGCGTACGAGTACCCGGTGCCGGACGCCCTGTACGCGTGGCCGGTGCAGTCCACCGTCCCGCGCGGCACGGTGCGCGCCGTCGACACCGTCGCGGCGCTGTCCCTGCCGGGCGTGGTCGCCGTGCTCGACAGCCGTAACGTGGCCCGGCTGCGCCCGACCGACACCCCCGAACTCGCCGTTCTGCAGTCCCCGGAGGTGGCGTACCGCGGGCAGATCGTGGCGGCCGTGGTGGCGGACACCTTCGAGACGGCCCGTCAGGCGGCGGCCGCCGTACGGGTCGAGTACGACGTGGAAGACCACGACGCCGAGCTGATCGACGGCGATCCGCGCGTCTTCGTCCCCGAGACGGTCAACGGCGGCTACCCGGGGCATACGGAGACCGGCGATGTGGAGGCCGCCCTCGACACGGCGCCAGTCGTCCTCGACGCCACGTACACCACACCCCCCGAGCACACCGCCACGATGGAACCGCATGCCACCATCGCCGTCTGGGACGGCGACACGCTCACCCTCTACAACGGCGACCAGGGCCCCTGGATGACGGCCGCCAGGGTGGCCGAGCTGTTCGGCCTGCCCGAGGGCGCCGTCCGGATCGTCGCCGACCACACCGGCGGCGGCTTCGGCTCCAAGGCGATTCCCCGCCCGCCCACGGTGCTCGCCGCGCTGGCCGCCCGCGCCGTGGGCCGCCCGGTCAAGGTGGCGGCCACCCGGCAGCAGATGTTCACCATGGTCTCGTACCGCACGCCCACCCTCCAGCGCATCCGGCTCGGCGCCGAACGGGACGGCGGGCTCACCGCCATCTGGCACGACGCGCTCCAGCAGAGCTCGACGCTCTCCCCGTACTGCGAGCAGACGGTCACCTGCACCCGCGTCATGTACGCCGCGCCCCACCGCCGGACCACCCACCGCCTGGCGCAGCTGGATGTGCCGACGCCCTCGTGGATGCGGGCCCCCGGCGAGGCGCCCGGGATGTTCGCGCTGGAGAGCGCGATGGACGAGCTGGCCGTGGCGCTGGGCATGGACCCCATCGAGCTGCGGGTGGCCAACGAGCCGTCCGTGGACCCCGGCACCGGCCATCCCTTCAGCAGCCGCAATCTGGTGGCCTGTCTGCGGGAGGGCGCCGCGCGCTTCGGCTGGGCCGGCCGCGACCCCGCGCCGGGGGCCCGCAGGGAGGGGCACTGGCTGCTCGGCACCGGAGTGGCGGCGTGCAACTATCCCGCCCTCACCTGGCCCTCCACCGCGACCGCCCGCGCCGAGCCCGGCGGAGGCCTCACCGTACGGATCGCCGCGGCCGACATCGGCACCGGCGCCCGCACCGCGCTGACCCAGGTGGCGGCGGACGAGCTCGGTGTGGGGATCGACCGGGTCACCCTCGACATCGGCCGCAGCGCCTACGGCCAGGCACCGTGGGCGGGCGGCTCGATGGGCCTCAGCTCCTGGGGCTGGGCGGTGTCCAAGGCGTGCCGGGCGCTGACCAAGCGGCTCGACGAGGTCTCCGGCGCGGTCCCGCCCGGCGGTCTCGAGGAGCGGGCGGACACCGCCGAGGACGTCGAGGCGCGCCGGGCGTTCTCGCGCCACGCCTACGGCGCCCAGTTCGCGGAGGTACGGGTGGACTCCGTCACCGGCCAGGTGCGGGTCGACCGGCTGCTGGGGATGTTCGCCGCCGGACGCGTCATCAATCCCCGGACGGCGGGCTCGCAGCTGCGCGGCGGCATGTGCATGGGGCTGTCGATGGCGCTGCACGAAAACCTGGAGCCGGACCCGCGGTTCGGCGACTTCGCCAACCACGACCTCGCCACGTATCACATCGCGGCCAACGCGGATGTGCGCGATGTCCAGGCGCACTGGCTCGAGGAGAACGACGACGAGCTCAACCCGATGGGCAGCAAGGGTATCGGGGAGCTGGGCATCGTCGGCACGGCGGCGGCGATCGCCAACGCGGTGTACCACGCCACGGGGGTGCGGGTCCGCGATCTGCCGATCACGGTGGAGCGGGTGCGCGCGGGGCTCTCCGCGAGCCGGCCCGCCGGGTTCTCCGCCGGGCCGTCCGCCCGCTGAGGCCGCCCGGCCCGGCGCGGCTCCCGGGGTGTCCCGCGGTGACGGCGCGGGACACCCGGTCGCGTGGGATCAGCCGTTGTCGGCTGCCCCACCGGCGCCGTCCGCGCCCGCGCCGTCCCCGGCGGCCCCGGAGCCGTCAGCAGCGTCGCCGCCCGCCGCGCCAGCGTCGTCCGCCGCGCCGCCGCCTCCGGCCGCGCCGCCGTCCCCGATCTGCGCACCGACCGCCTCCAGCGCGGTCGTCACCGGCTGGAAGAAGGTCTCCCCGCCGGAGGTGCAGTCACCGCTGCCGCCGGAGGTCAGGCCGATGGCCTGGCCGTCCGCGCTGAACAGCGGGCCGCCGCTGTCGCCGGGCTCCGCGCAGACATCGGTCTGGATGAGCCCGCTGACCGTGCCCTCGGGGTAGTTGACCGTCGCGTCGAGACCGGTGACCGAGCCGTCGTTCAGCCCGGTGGTGCTGCCCATGCGCTGCACCTGCTGGCCCACCGTGGCCTCGCCCGCCGCGGTGATGTCCACGGTCTGGTCGCCGGTGTTCACCGTGCTGGGGGCCTCGGTGTTGGCGTCGTCGTAGGTGACCAGCGCGAAGTCCCCGTCACCCGGGAAGGTGGCGTCCTGCACGGTGCCGATCGCCGCGCCGTTCTGGGAGTCCGACCACTGCTCGGCGGCCACGCCGCAGTGACCGGCGGTGAGGAACGCCGGGGCGCCGCTGTCCGTGGTGACGTTGAAGCCGAGCGAGCAGCGCGCGCCGCCGCCGAAGATGGCGTCGCCGCCCGCGACGAAGGGCTTGAACTCGCCCGTGGACTTCTTCAGGGTGGCCATGCCGTCGCCCAGCGACTTCACGGTGGACTCGAGGGTGTCCCACTTCGCCCCGGTGACCGTGGAGTCCGCGGTGACCCGCAGCTCGTTGGTCTTGGGGTCCACCGACCAGGAGGTGCCCGGGATGGTCGCCTTGGTCTTGAGGGTCTTCGCGGCGGTCTGCAGCGCCTTGGTGCTGTTGTCGACCTTTCTGGCCACCGCCCCGGCGCTCTTGACCTGGACGTTCACATTGTTGTTGTCGCCGACGACATTGACGATGACCTGCTGCTTGTCCTTGTCGTAGTAGGCCCCGCCGAACGCCTCGCCCAGCTGCGACGCGAGCTCCGCGGCGATGTCCGCCGCCGACGCGGCGTCCACCTTCTTGGGCTGGGCCGCCTCGGCCTTGTCGTCCTGTGAGGCGTTGGCGTTGGGCAGGATGATCGCGGCTGCCGCCACGGCGGCGGCCCCGGCCCCCGCGAACACGATCTTTCGCTTGGGTACCCGTTTGTGGCTCAACTCATGACCTCCTGTTGGGGGGTTACGGGATCCGCTCATCCGCGACGAGCACGACCCGGCAGTGGATACGGGCGGGGCACGAGTTGCGTTCAGAGTGATTTAGGAGATCTTTACGGGGCCGCCCCCAGCAGCCCGGTCCCCGGCGGCCCCTGCGCGCTGACCGGGGCGGCGATCAGCTCGCGCCACTCGGACGCCCGGTGGCAGGCGGCCGTGCGCCCCCTGCCCACCGGGGCGGGTACGGGCCCGGTGCGGCAGGCGTCGGTGACGAACGGGCAGCGGTGGGCGAAGACACAGCCCTCCCGCGCCGTCCAGACGGGCGGTCCGGCCGACGGGCGCAGCGCCGCCGCGCCCGGCCCCTCCTCGGCGCGTACGCTCGGCGCGGAGGCGAGGAGCAGCGCGGTGTACGGATGCAGGGGCCGGCCGAACACCTCCCGTACGGGGCCCTGTTCCACCGCCCGGCCGCGGTAGAGCACCGCCACCCGGTCGGCGATGCCCGCCAGCGAGCTGAGGTCGTGCGAGATGACCACGACGGCCATGCCGCGCTCGGTGCGCAGCCGGTCCAGCAGCCGCAGCACCCGGTTGCGGTTGGAGGCGTCCAGGGCGCTCACCGGCTCATCGGCGATCAGCAGCCGGGGCCGGGTGACGATCGCCCGCGCGAGCAGCACCCGCTGGCGCTGACCACCCGAGATCGATCCCGGCAGCCGATCGCCGAGCCGCGCCGCGTCCAGGCCCACCGTCTCCAGCGCCTCGGCCACGCGGGCGGCGATGTCCGTGTCGCCGAGGTCCCGCGCCACATCGAGCGGCTCGGCCACGGCCCGCCGGACCGTCAGCTCCGGGTCCAGTGCCCGCAGCGGATCCTGGAACGCGTAACTCAGCTGCCCCGAACGGCGGAACGCGCGCAGCCCCCGCCCCCGCAGCCCGGAGATCTCGCGCCCGTCGAAGACCACCCGCCCCGAGCGCGGAGGGACCAGCCCCACGGCCGTACGGGCCAGTGTGGTCTTGCCGGATCCGGTCTCCCCGATGACCCCGACGATCTCCCCCTCGCCCACGGACAGTTCCACGCCATCGAGCACCGGCCGGGCACCCCGCCGGCCGAAGGCCACGGTCAGCCCGGAGAGCTCCAGCAGCCCGCTCATACCGCCACCCCCTGAGTGGAGCGCCCACCGGCCCGCGACAGATCGAGTTCCTCGCCGCGGACACACCGCACCCGCCGTCCGTCGGCGGTCTCCCGCAGCGGCACCGGACCGCTGAGGCATTCGGGCGCGGCGAACGCGCAGCGGTCCGCGAACCGGCAGCCCGGCAGCCGCGCGCCCACCTCGGGCGGCGCGCCGGGGATCACCTCCAGCTCGCGCCGCTCCCAGTCGCCGACCGTGGCCACGCGCAACAGCGCCTCGGTGTACGGATGCAGGGGATCGTTCAGCACCCGCTCGGCCGGGCCGTCCTCGACCAACTCCCCGGCGTAGGCCACCAGAACGCGGTCGCACACCTCGGCGATCACCGCCAGGTCATGGCTGACCAGCAGCAGCGCCAGATCCTGCTCGGCGCGCATCCGGGCCAGCAGCTCCAGGACCTCGGCCTGGACCACCACATCCAGCGCGGTGGTCGCCTCGTCCGCCACCAGCAGATCCGGTGCGCAGGCGACCGCCACGGCGATCAGCACACGCTGCAGCATTCCGCCGGACAGCTCGTGCGGATGGCGCCGGGCCACCTCGGCCGGGTCGTGCAGCCCGACCGCGGCGAACAGCTCGACGGCCCGCGCATCGGCCCGCGCCCGGTCAAGGCCCAGCTTCACCCGCAGCACTTCGGTCAATTGACGCCCCACGGTCAGCGAGGGGTTGAGATACGAGGCGGGGTCCTGGAACACTGCGCCTACCCGGGTGCCCCGTACGCGGTCCCACTCCCGGCGGGACAGCCCGGTCAGCGTCTCACCGGCCAGCGTGATCTCGCCCTCGGACACCGCACAGCCCGCGGGCAGCAGCCCGAGCACCGACCGGCAGATGAGGGTCTTGCCGCTGCCGGACTCGCCGACCAGGCCGACGGCCTCACCGCGGCCCACGGTGAACGACACATCGCGTACGGCCGTCAGTCGCCCGGACAAGACGGTGACGCCGAGCCCCTGGACCGACAGCGCGGCCGACGGGTCAGTGGGCGCGCCGGGTGTGGCGGGGTCAGACGACGGGGAGTGCGGCATCGGCCCGCTCCTTGGTGGTGTCGGGGGATTCGGCGGCCGCGGCGGGGGAGCCGGTGGCCGGGTCAGGAGCGCCGCCGGGCAGCAACTCGTCCGCCCCGGCGTCACGTACGGCGTCGGCGAGCAGATTGAGCGCACCGGCGGTGATGACGATCAGCGCGGCCGGGAACACCGGCGCCCAGATCTGCTGGGTGAGGAAGCCCAGATCGGTGGCGAGCATGCCGCCCCAGGTGGCGGCGGGCGGCTGCACACCGACCCCGAGGAAGGTCAGCGAGGAGACCACCAGCAGACAGGTGGCCAGCGCGTGGGCGGCCGTGACGATGACCGTCGGCAGGACCTTGCTCCAGATATGGGTGCGCAGCACCCGCCCCACCGAGGCGCCGAACAGCTCGGCCGACTCCACGTACTGGGCGTGCCGCAGGCTCAGGGCGGCGGCGCGGGTCATCCGGAAGAACAGCGGGGCGTAGAGCACCCCGAGCGCCAGCATGGCCTGGTGCATCCCGTTGCCCAGCGCGCCCACCACCGCGATGGCGAACACGGTGAACGGCAGCGTCATCAGCGCGTCGACGGCGCGCTGCGCGAGCCACTCGCCCACCCGCCCCATCCACAGCGAGGCCAGCCCGGTCGGCACCCCGACCGCCATCGCGGCGGCCACCGCCTCCACGGCGCCCGCCACCGAGCGGCCACTGCCCTCCAGCAGCCGGCTGAGCACATCGCGGCCCAGGTAGTCGGTGCCCAGAAGATGGCCGGGGCCGGGCCCGCGCAGCATGTTCCGGGGGTTCTGGGCCA encodes the following:
- a CDS encoding amino acid transporter, with protein sequence MAGDPLRARREHPVVSSTSGGAAPDCGTRHRLRAWLLEGLTDIAKRQPGPHAEPEGAHQGRPWWRVMCLTGLDYFSTLGYQPGIAALAAGLLSPLATVVLVVVTLAGALPVYRRVAEESPHGQGSIAMLERLLTFWKGKLFVLTLLGFAATDFLITITLSAADATAHLVENPHLTASLRGHEVAVTLILVGMLGAVFLKGFTEAIGIAVALVAAYLLLNAVVVAVGLWHVCTAPHVIPDWSQALVAERGSPLVMVGVALVIFPKLALGLSGFETGVAVMPHIEGKPGDTEERPAGRVQGARKLLTTAAVIMSIFLITSSFITTLLIPQRAFEPGGEANGRALAYLAHEYLGSAFGSVYDASTIAILWFAGASAMAGLLNLMPRYLPRYGMAPHWARAVRPMVLVFIAIAFLVTWLFKADVDAQGGAYATGVLVLITSAAIAVTIAARRARQRGWTIGFGVISLIFLYTTAVNVIERPDGVKIGACFIAGIMAVSLLSRVARAFELRVTSVTFDALAERFVRDTAHRRIRFIANKPERRDLAEYREKQHQIRGDNDIPPEDDIIFVEVTVADPSEFESELRVCGEVVHGRYRVLTLQSATIPNALAALLLRVRDLTGQRPHIYFEWTEGHPLAHFLRFFLFGQGEVAPVTREVLREAEPDRGRRPHVHVG
- a CDS encoding radical SAM protein, coding for MASERRTALIEGLMGRFPQVPREAVLKEDLLRGGMAFDESALSGNEDGDVKPKSYFIFSFDHRTLPELGAAALNRPPEEIVLTGGPYELRRTVVSVRVNPESPYVVRAGEDGALGLYLDGARIADVGLPPMPDYYRHTLSNGKSVMEVAPTIQWGYLVYLTVFRVCQYFGAKEECQYCDINHNWRQHKAAGRPYTGVKPVEEVLEALEIIDRHDTARASQAYTLTGGAITSHVGGRDEADFYGQYAKAIEERFPGRWIGKVVAQALPKEDVQRFHDYGVRIYHPNFEVWDRRLFELYCPGKERYIGRDEWHRRILDSAEVFGARNVIPNFVAGVEMAQPLGFASVSEAIDSTAEGLRFFMSHGVVPRFTTWCPEPTTPLGKENPQGAPLEYHIRLLESYRATLEDFGLSSPPGYGPPGPGRAVFSVSSFMDSLPAVDPAPEPVAP
- a CDS encoding NAD(+)/NADH kinase, whose amino-acid sequence is MAVNRLGMVVHQARPTAVAAARTARAWAAAHGISCFELDVWRGDRPRRSAQEESEAAGHPDLIVTFGGDGTFLRGARLAARNGAAALGVNVGRVGFLTEISVDQVEDALNAVHDGRATIEERMLLTLRASRPLEMPEGMEALLRYGRGPVPPPPKVRPGRGGPEEAGWGVPLDVNAVNDVVFEKLARDRQAGLGVYVSAQLLASYSADAIIVATPTGSTAYSFAAGGPVVSPYLDAVVFTPVAPHIAFDRTVVAAVDEPVAVRVLPTSGRVAVSLDGQLRGVLNPGDWVAAYRAPVRLRLVRLAPTQFYHRLRDRFRLADSPAADAAPPFYRPSSPIPPDLAHLRLPPVPDDPPEPGPDGPR
- a CDS encoding 2Fe-2S iron-sulfur cluster-binding protein, with product MRGAHPDARLRGVTAHAFHSDFALRVNGADRPLTLDHRVTLLDALREHLALTGVKKGCDHGQCGACTVLIDGERVNSCLVFAVAAQGRDITTIEGVAGLAAPEELHPLQRAFLDHDGFQCGYCTPGQICSAIGALTEAARGWPSHVTADMAAGVGAPDELDADEIRERMSGNLCRCGAYPGIVAAIREVAGADGGGAPARAGAAGGAR
- a CDS encoding FAD binding domain-containing protein, with product MKPFGYERATDPQAAVALVADSTEAVYLAGGTNLVDLMKLGVTEPALLVDITGLPYDSVEHRPDGGVLIGALVPGSRLAGDPGIRERFPALAEALLSGASGQLRTVATTGGNLLQRTRCVYFQDVTKPCNKRRPETGCSAVQGLHRDLAVLGTSDFCVAGHPSDMAVAMAALDAVVHLRRVNGSPRTVPLNDFYLLPGDTPHRETVLQPGDLITGVELPPPPGGAAMSYRKVRDRWSYAFALVSVAAVVATEDDGTLREIRLGLGGVGSRPWRAREAERLLTGRQPTEERLREAARAEFASARPLPQNAFKIDLAVDVIAAAVRDLAGGQRR
- a CDS encoding xanthine dehydrogenase family protein molybdopterin-binding subunit, whose product is MTTLQRTVGAEVTRVEGREKVTGAALYAYEYPVPDALYAWPVQSTVPRGTVRAVDTVAALSLPGVVAVLDSRNVARLRPTDTPELAVLQSPEVAYRGQIVAAVVADTFETARQAAAAVRVEYDVEDHDAELIDGDPRVFVPETVNGGYPGHTETGDVEAALDTAPVVLDATYTTPPEHTATMEPHATIAVWDGDTLTLYNGDQGPWMTAARVAELFGLPEGAVRIVADHTGGGFGSKAIPRPPTVLAALAARAVGRPVKVAATRQQMFTMVSYRTPTLQRIRLGAERDGGLTAIWHDALQQSSTLSPYCEQTVTCTRVMYAAPHRRTTHRLAQLDVPTPSWMRAPGEAPGMFALESAMDELAVALGMDPIELRVANEPSVDPGTGHPFSSRNLVACLREGAARFGWAGRDPAPGARREGHWLLGTGVAACNYPALTWPSTATARAEPGGGLTVRIAAADIGTGARTALTQVAADELGVGIDRVTLDIGRSAYGQAPWAGGSMGLSSWGWAVSKACRALTKRLDEVSGAVPPGGLEERADTAEDVEARRAFSRHAYGAQFAEVRVDSVTGQVRVDRLLGMFAAGRVINPRTAGSQLRGGMCMGLSMALHENLEPDPRFGDFANHDLATYHIAANADVRDVQAHWLEENDDELNPMGSKGIGELGIVGTAAAIANAVYHATGVRVRDLPITVERVRAGLSASRPAGFSAGPSAR
- a CDS encoding S1 family peptidase, yielding MSHKRVPKRKIVFAGAGAAAVAAAAIILPNANASQDDKAEAAQPKKVDAASAADIAAELASQLGEAFGGAYYDKDKQQVIVNVVGDNNNVNVQVKSAGAVARKVDNSTKALQTAAKTLKTKATIPGTSWSVDPKTNELRVTADSTVTGAKWDTLESTVKSLGDGMATLKKSTGEFKPFVAGGDAIFGGGARCSLGFNVTTDSGAPAFLTAGHCGVAAEQWSDSQNGAAIGTVQDATFPGDGDFALVTYDDANTEAPSTVNTGDQTVDITAAGEATVGQQVQRMGSTTGLNDGSVTGLDATVNYPEGTVSGLIQTDVCAEPGDSGGPLFSADGQAIGLTSGGSGDCTSGGETFFQPVTTALEAVGAQIGDGGAAGGGGAADDAGAAGGDAADGSGAAGDGAGADGAGGAADNG